The Calditerrivibrio sp. genomic interval AACACCCTCAAAACCCTCTATCGCAGCATCAAATAGCCTATTCACACCTACAGGCACATCATTTTTGGCTATTCTCTCATTGTCTGGATGAAAGATAAAAAACCTGTTTTTGTTATATATAAAGTAGTAGCCATTGTAACCAATTTTATGATTCTGGAGAGCACCTATCGGATTGGAAGGAGACTGTATGTTTATCCCTCCAGCAACGATATATTTAATCTCATCCTTTACTATAACCGGAACTGTTATCATAATAGCATACTTCCCACTCTTAGTGGAAACATAGGGTTCTGAAACATAAGGCTTTTTCGTCTGTAAGGTTTTTCTGTAATACTCTCTGAAGGAGAAATCTAAGCCTATCCGCTCATTTCTTATAAAAGGGGTCTCTGCTAAGAGCTTACCAGATGCATCAAAAACAAAAAGACCGTTATCAAACACATTCAACAATGTCTTATATCTATCAAGAACCTCTTGAAGCTTTGTTGGGTTAGGATCAATGTTTTCTACATGTATAGCTACATCAGCCAGTATCCGTTGGGATCTTATAATAAAATTCTCTATATTTTTAGCTACTAGTTTTGCTTCAGTAAGACGTAGTTCACCAGTGGTCTTTATGACATTACTCCTTATAGATGGAATAAGGAGATTATAGGCAACCGTAGCCACAATGATTATAAAAAGAATTGAGACAACAATTATCCTATTTAAAATAGACTTTTTTTTCATAATTTTTAACCTATATTGCAAAAATTAAAATTATTCAACACGTATTATTTTAGTATTTGACAAATATGAAGATATACAATATCATGCATTAGGCGGATTAGATGAGATTTATCCTAATTACGATTTCATCCATAATAATATCGGGATTTTCTTTTGCAAAAACCTCCCAAAGCGACTACGATGTTTTTGTTCAGAAATGCAGTACCTGCCACGGATTAGAACTTATAGAGAAGAAGAAAAAAACTAAAGATGAATGGAAAAACACGTTAAAGAGGATGCAAAGGTATGGTGCGAAATATGATGGAAAGGAAAACCAAATTCTAAACTATTTAATAAATAAGAAATAGCCTCTTGCTTAAAAATATATAGACAAATCCCGAAATATTGTTATAATAGTTTTTCACTTGGAGAGGTGTCCGAGCCCGGTTTAAGGAGCACGCCTGGAGAGCGTGTGTAGGGTAATCCCCTACCGCGGGTTCAAATCCCGCCCTCTCCGTTTGTCCACTAAGCTTTAGTGGATATTAATAGCTCGATGGGGACTTTGCAATGATAAGGCTGTGAACCCCGCCAGGTCCGGAAGGAAGCAACGGTAGCAGTCAAGTCATGTGCCGAAGCAACCCTATCGGGCTTTTATTAAAAATAAAAAAGACAAAACTCATATAGAGGGAGATATGTTAAGACATTTCAGAAATCAGAAAAAGGTTTTATCTATTTTTTTGTGGATAGTAATTGCTTCCTTCATCGGTACAATCTTTTTAGTCTGGGGGGTAGGTGGTAAAAGTGGACAAAAAACCTATGCCATTAAGATAAACAACCATGTAGTCAGCTTTAATGAATACAAATCCGCATACGAAAGTATATCCAACACCTACAAACAGATATTTGGAACAAACATAGATGCAAAGATAATATCCAAACAGGTCACTGATGAATTGATAGCTAAATATCTGCTCTTAGATGAAGCAAACAGACTCAAGATACCTGTGACCGATGCCGAAGTCCTCGAGGAGATCAAAAAAACCCCTGCCTTTTCTGTAAATGGACAATTTGACAAAAATCGTTATTTAGAGGTTTTAAGACTAAACGGTCTAACCCCAGAAGCCTTTGAAAATGAGATAAGGGTCAACATTCTCCTTACCAAGATGAAAAGTTTTATTGCCACTACCGTTTACGTAAATGATGCAGAGATACTTAAAGAATATAGAATGCGCAATAAATCGGCAGAGATATCCTATATCAAAGTAACCCCATCCCAGTTTTTAAACGATGTAAAAGTAGACGATAAATCGCTGGAAAAATTCTATCTCGATAACAAAAATCAGTTTTTAGAACCTACAAAGATCAAAGTGAGGTACGTGGAGTTCTCACCAAATATGGTTAAATTCACAGATAACCTTTCGGAACAAGAGCTCCAGAGCTATTACCTAAAAAACAAAGACAAATACAATCAAACAGAACAGATAAAAGCAAGGCATATACTGATCAAAATAGACAACTTTCAGGACAACACTTCATTATCAAAAGCCCTCTCAAAAGCAGAAGACATATATAAAAAAGCTAAAAGCGGTGCAAAATTTGAAGACCTGGCAAGGGAATTCTCGGATGATATTTCAAAAAACAATGGGGGTGATCTCGGTTTTGTTAAAAGGGGGATGATGGTAAAAGAGTTTGAAGATGCTCTTTTTGCTCTCAAAGAAGGTGAAATTAGTAAACCTGTCAAAACCCCTTTTGGCTATCACATTATAAAAAATGAGAAGTACATCCCAAACAAAACCTTCACCTACGAAGATGTCAAAGAACAGATAAAGAAAGAGCTTTCAAGCGAAAGATTTAATACAATCTATAGACAAGAGGTCCAGACAAAATACAAAGAGATACAATCTGCCGGTAACATATCCGCCTATACACTGAAAAATAAAGATGCTCTAAACGTAAAGGAATCCGATTACATAACCGAAGCCGACAACACCACCTTTATACCAGCTGACATCAAATCTGAGTTATTAAAAATGGAAAAGTCCGAATTATCATCAATTTACACTATAAATGGCAAATATTACATTTTTGAAATAGCTGATAAGATAAACCCCACAGTTCCCCCACTTGATAAGATCAAAGAAAATGTAAAAAAGGCTTTTATAGAACAGGAGGCATTCAATATAGCAAAAAAGAAATCCGAAGAAGCTGTCAAAAAGCAAAACATAGAAGAAGCAGCTAAGTATCTCAACCTTCAAATTCAAAACCTTCCTCCTTTCCGAAAGATCGACCCTATTCCTACCATCGGTATAAACAGTACCATCACTGAGGCGATCTTTAATACGAAATCACCAGGTATGGTGTCAAAACCTTTACAACACGGTAACGACTTTTATGTTATCT includes:
- a CDS encoding SurA N-terminal domain-containing protein, with protein sequence MLRHFRNQKKVLSIFLWIVIASFIGTIFLVWGVGGKSGQKTYAIKINNHVVSFNEYKSAYESISNTYKQIFGTNIDAKIISKQVTDELIAKYLLLDEANRLKIPVTDAEVLEEIKKTPAFSVNGQFDKNRYLEVLRLNGLTPEAFENEIRVNILLTKMKSFIATTVYVNDAEILKEYRMRNKSAEISYIKVTPSQFLNDVKVDDKSLEKFYLDNKNQFLEPTKIKVRYVEFSPNMVKFTDNLSEQELQSYYLKNKDKYNQTEQIKARHILIKIDNFQDNTSLSKALSKAEDIYKKAKSGAKFEDLAREFSDDISKNNGGDLGFVKRGMMVKEFEDALFALKEGEISKPVKTPFGYHIIKNEKYIPNKTFTYEDVKEQIKKELSSERFNTIYRQEVQTKYKEIQSAGNISAYTLKNKDALNVKESDYITEADNTTFIPADIKSELLKMEKSELSSIYTINGKYYIFEIADKINPTVPPLDKIKENVKKAFIEQEAFNIAKKKSEEAVKKQNIEEAAKYLNLQIQNLPPFRKIDPIPTIGINSTITEAIFNTKSPGMVSKPLQHGNDFYVIFVKNFIPATDEKLTEQKASISQYLLNLKQTEAYNSYLAKLKKDAKIDISSNLIE